The genomic interval TATCTTCCACAAAAAGGGACCCGAGAAGTAAGATTTGTCGGGATGAGAGCGACCAAAAATCCAGTTATCCAGCACATCAAACTTAAGTTTCTACATACTCTGGTACTCATGATGACATTGTATCTGAGAGGTTTACATATGGCCACAAATCGGTCAACGGCCATAATAGCCAAAAGATTACACTCTGTGATACCCAAACTATGGAACATGTAGATCTGAGCGAAGCACCAGTAGAATGAGATCTTCTTATTTCTGGTTACCAACATAGTCAAAAGCTTGGGGGTTGTGGTGGTTACATACCAAATCTCAAGACAGGACAGATTGGTGATGAAGAAATACATGGGGGTGTGAAGAGGAATGTTATAATATACGACTATAATGATCAACATGTTTCCGATAAGGGTGAAAATGTAGATATTAAAAAAGGCTGTAAACAAAAATGGACTGTAGTTCTCAAAGGCAACAAATCCGAGGAGCTCAAAGTATTTGAGGTTTGTCCGATTGAGATTTTCCATAATGTAATGGTGCTGATGGTGATGAATGGTGCCTTTGTCAGATGAAGAGTTTGTTGAGTAAGTCCTCATCAGATATAAAACTGCGGGCAAAAAATCTTAGTAAGAAAACACTCTATAAGGCATGGTCATTGGAAAGCTTATgttaaaggggccctatcactggatttttgctattttagataaatatatgcctgaatagcctttaaaaaggctattcaagtcctgataatcatttgttaaaagaccctcccccccctgttttaatgaATTATCTTTTAAacttatatgtaaatgagccctccgtgcaccGTGGGCATTCCCGTGCACCCCTTACGTCATAccctgttcacgccctcctcacttggttc from Leptodactylus fuscus isolate aLepFus1 chromosome 7, aLepFus1.hap2, whole genome shotgun sequence carries:
- the LOC142214494 gene encoding olfactory receptor 6N2-like, with amino-acid sequence MENLNRTNLKYFELLGFVAFENYSPFLFTAFFNIYIFTLIGNMLIIIVVYYNIPLHTPMYFFITNLSCLEIWYVTTTTPKLLTMLVTRNKKISFYWCFAQIYMFHSLGITECNLLAIMAVDRFVAICKPLRYNVIMSTRVCRNLSLMCWITGFLVALIPTNLTSRVPFCGRYRVNHYFCDLAPLLSLSCGDITVTVTINRCVGGVATMFNLAIVVLMYINIIYSILKIKSNTGRKKAFSTCSSHLTVVTLFYGAACIVYATPKTPHSVEYDKLFALVYAMFTPLLNPIIYSLRNQEVISGLRRGLRSIQRHINER